CGTATGGAAGAGGAAAAGCCGTGGTAACAGCAACGGGTATGCGAACCGAGTTAGGGAAGGTTGCGAGGATGCTGGCAGGCGCAAAAGAGGAGGAGACGCCACTGAAGACCCGACTAAGGGAGATTGGACGGTGGTTGAGTGTCTCATATTTAGTTATCTGTGCAACTCTCTTTGCACTGGGTGTGCTCACCGGGGTCACTCTACTACGTATGCTTTTATGGAGTATAAGCCTTGCAGTAGCGATAGTGCCAGAGACGTTACCACTTATTATCACCGGGACGCTTGCGCTGGGAGTACAGAGGATGGCGAAGCGAAACGCAATAGTGAGGAAACTCCCGGCTGTTGAGACCTTAGGCTGCATAACCACGATATGCTCAGACAAGACAGGGACGCTGACGAAGAACGAAATGACCGTCCGCAGGGTGTATGCAGGTGGGAAGCTGATGGAAGTTACAGGAGCGGGCTACGCACCTGCTGGTGATTTTATTGACACAGAAGGAGTAAGGAGCGAACAAAGTGAGGACGAGGACCTGAGATTGGCGCTCCAAATTGCAGCACTGTGCAACGATTCTCATCTGGTAAAGGAAGAGGAAGCAGATGGGTATGGGTATGCGTATGCGGTTAGTGGTGAGCCAACAGAAGCCGCACTGGTGGTAGCAGCGGAGAAAGCAGGCATGAATAAGGATGCACTGGAGAAGAGCTTCCCAAGAGTGGGTGAGATACCGTTTGAGCGAGAGAGGAAGAGAATGAGCACGGTTCATCTTGTGGCGGGGAGAATGGTGGCATACGTAAAAGGTGCGCCGGAGGTTCTACTTGAGCTCTCCACCGGTATTTACCGCAGTGGTGAAGTTAGCCAGCTAACAGAAGCAGTGAAGAGAGAAGTGCTGAACATAAGTGATAAGATGGCGGCAGAAGCTTTGCGTGTGATTGCAGTTGCGTATAGGGAATTGCCATCCGGGAGCAGGAACGGGAGCGAGAGCGAGTACAATTATACCGCAGAGGAAATAGAACGGGAGCTTGTCTTTGTCGGTCTGTTTGGTATGAGCGACCCGCCACGTGAAGAGGTGAAAGAAGCGATAAAACAATGTAAAAAGGCAGGAATAAAAGCAGTTATGATTACGGGCGACCATAAATTGACGGCAGTGGCAATAGCAAAGGAGTTAGGAATGATGCCCTTTAACCGTGATGAAGAAGTACTGACCGGTGTAGAGTTGGACAAAATGAGTGAACAAGATCTTGAGAATCGTGTTGATAGCATAGTGGTCTATTCGAGGGTCTCTCCAGCACATAAATTACGAATCGTGAATGCATTGCAGAGGAAGGGTAATGTGGTGGCAATGACTGGAGATGGTATAAACGATGCACCGGCATTGAAGAGAAGCGATGTGGGCGTGGCAATGAATTCCGGCACTGATGTGGCGAAAGAAGCATCTGATATGATACTGGTGGATGATAACTTCGCGACCATAGTGGCAGCGATAAGAGAAGGTAGAGCCATTTATGATAATATGAAGAAGTATCTCACTTATGTGCTTTCTTATGCATTTGCAGAGGTATGTCTGCTGGGTGGTGCGTTCCTGTTTGGCATCTTTGCTCGTGGAATGCCACTGTTTCCACTCACTGCGATACAGATTTTATGGACGAATTTAGTGATAGAGGACCTGCCGGCAATGGGTTTGGGTATCGAGCCCCCGGAGAAGGATATAATGGAGCGTAAGCCGAGAGCCACAAACGAAAGAGTATTCACAACTGAGATGGTTCTCAGCCTCGTACTCATGTCTATTGTAATATCTATGGGGTGCATGATGATCTTCCTGAAAAACCTTTCAGATCCTGATATTCATATGAAGAAGGCGCAAACGATGGTATTCGCAACGCTTATATTTTATGAGGTATTCAATGCCTTTAATTGCCGCTCAGAGAGGTATTCTTTGCTGAGTATCGGCATATTTGCGAATAAATGGCTGATATTGGGGGTAATGGGTTCGCTCATGCTCATGGTTCTGGCAATACAGGTCCCTTTCACAGGTCGCTTCTTCCATACTGTTCCTCTAACCTGCATAGAATGGTGCGTTGCAATTGCTATAGGCACCACGATCCTGGTTGCCGTGGAGCTGTGGAAAGTGATATTTGGAATTGGGATTAGAATTAGAAAACGAGCAGGAGAAAGGTGCAGCATCCAGTAAATGGTCGCAATGGAAAACTCACAAAGAGCTTTGCTATCTCTTGCTTCTTCTACAAACGCAAGAAGCCACTTCACTTCAATCATCAATCATCGTATATCTCCCGATACTTCCTCTCCACATCCTCGGTCGTAACATGTGTATAGATCATTGTGGTCTTCAAGTCCACATGCCCTGCTAAATACTGCAATCGCGCGATATCGATACCTTTACGCCAGGAATTTGTGATGAAGAAATGGCGAAAGGAATGACAGGATACATTCTTATCCACGCCTGCGAGCCGCGCGTATTTCTTCGGCAGGCGCTGAATTTGGCGATATGAGATGCTCCTGAATACATAATCCCCAGGCTTCATTCGCTCTGTGTATCGCTTCAGCAGTGCGATGGTGGCATCATCAACCAGTACCTCTCGCCTCACATATTTCCGCTGCTTCAATGAATACACCCAGAGCCTCTTGTTCTTGAAGTCAATATCCTTCTTCTGGATCCCATACTTCCACCTGCCCTCTTCCTTCTTATATACTCCGTATAACTCACCTATACGAATACCTGTACGTGCAAGCAGTCGTAATATCAAATAATCACGCTCATTTACGATTGCAGCATCCAGAATTCTATTCAGTTCTTCCTCTGTGAGCGGGTCAGGAGCCCTCTTTGGCATTGGTATTGGTATTAGTATTAGTATTGGTATTGGTATTGGTATTTTGCTATTGCTATTTACTTTACGTGCTGGGACTGGAACTGGGATTGAGTACTCTTAGCCCGATAGACGCTGCTTCTGCCTCTATTTGCTCCCTCTTCTTACCACCTACCCCGGACGCTATCCGCACAGCCACCTCATCAGGCATGAGATTCTCCAGCTCGCGCGGATTGTACACCAGTACCTCACGAATGCCAGAAGGATGCAGCCCCCGCTCTTCTCTTTTTCGTCTGTAGCCCACTTTCACCCATGCACCTTTCGCCGCTATATGCTCCCTGAGCTTATTATCGAGCCCTCGTGGCTTCCTCCAGCTCTTGCTCAGCTTCTTCTTACTACGCCATCCATATCGTTCGAACTTCGGCTTCCTGCTCCTACGCCTGCTTTTGCTCTTGCTCATGCTCATCATCGCTTCTTTACTATCTTATATAACTTCCACGTATATAATAATGACTGACACATAAGGCTAAATATAAATGAATGAGGAAAGCAGGATAAATATAAAGTAGGCGGGAGTGTTTTTCAGAGAGGGAATATTGATGAGTTCTTGAATCTTGTAATGAAAGAACTGCCTCCAATTACGTCAATTGATGAAATAGAGTTAAAAGATGAACCCACTAATGGGTATGAGGATTTCGAAATAATATAGCTCAGAGGGTGAAAAGACTTCTATAATCGCAGGTATTTAATTTCATGCACAAACAATTTCCTGTCCAGGGTGCGGTCTGAAATACATACTTTATGGAAGATGGAAGACCAGCCAAACCTTTCGCAGTGATGTTCAGGGATTTGAGTGTGGTAGAGAAATACGTAGAGCTAAAAGAGGGTAAAGAAAAAATACTGAAAGCCGTGCAAAGACCCTTTTTGCTTTTGGATAAGAACTCATCCCCGGATGATTTAGACGGTATTTCGCCCGGATTAGGAAATGTTGGCGTGTATTTACCATATCCTCCATTACGAGTAATCTACCAATTTCCCTCCTCTCTGTCATCTTCTCTACCGCTTCCGCTTCTATAACACTATCTCCCGGACTGACACGCTCAAGCGTGTGCTCATCCTCTCTTTAATTTAACGCGAATTCTATTCCAGTTATCCCTCTTCATTTAGCGCAGGAATTACTATTGATAAAACATCTTTGAGTTCACCCCTGCATGTATATATGGGATATGCGATTAGATATGCAAAGGCACCGCCATGAAGCAACATTCCAATATCGGAACAATAAGCGATTAGCTCTAAATTCGCGATGGATACCAGAACGACCGAGGCGAGCAGAGCCCAACCCCTCTTCAGACCAACTCTAACAACGGTAGTACTTGAAATCCCTAAATCTTCACTGTAATCATTTATTTGATGCGTGAGTAACGCCTCGCAAGCAATTATCATAAACAGGGAGGCAACCAGCAGTGTAAGCGTGTTTAAATCACCTCCTGCCAGCGTAAAACCCGCTAAAAAGGGAAACAAGCCAAACATCACACCATGTGTTATTATATCAACAATAAATCTTTCTTTAAGCCTTATATATTTTACTGAGTAGAGCGTGAGAGAAGAAATACTTAGCACTGTGAATAAAGCTCCTGTTAGGGTTAAAAAGCAGGAAAGTGCGATTGGAATTACGAGTAGCAAACTCATGAGCACCAAAGTTTCTTTTTTCGTTACTTTGCCCGCGGAAAGTGGATTTTTACCCATCCTGACTTTTTTCGTATTCCGTTTGTCTATTTCAACATCAAAGTAGTTGTTTATGACGAATCCATAGCCTATCACACAGAAGAAGATTACGCCGATTAAAATGAAGGCAAAGGGCGTAGCATGTGCTAAAATCGCTCCTATAAGTGGGATAGGTGTGAAGAACCTTATCCATTCCTTGACCCTCAGCATTTTGAAGTTTTCTTTTAGGTTCATTTTATCCACTCCGCGCTGCATGTATCTAAAAACTTTCATACTATATATATGTTACAAATAATTCATATATCTGCATAAATACTTTCATATAAGATTAAATGACAAAATGCCAGAAAATGGTGATGTAGCAATGTGGCGATGCCGAATTATTGCTGTTTGAGGTTCATTTTATTTCAGAACTCTGGTAGTCTCATCCAATATCTCCTGTATCTTCCCCTTTACTTTCTTCCATGCTTCCTGAACAGGAACTGCAGTATAGATGTATTTAAGCCTTTTGCCCTCTTCCACCTTTTTTATTATAAATCCTTCCTGGTCTAATCGCCGGATATATTTCCGTATCGTTCGTTCCGAAAGATTCAGCAGGTTTTGTATTTGCTTTATCGTTAACGATGAGTTCAGTAAAAGATTGTAAATTTTTATTTCTATCGGCTTAAAGTTAAGAAAGCCTAAAATAACATTCAGTAACTCTATTGGTTTCTTTCCCTCTTTCAGCGCCTTCTCCATATCTGCAATATAAACCCTTTTTGCCATGCTTGATTTATATTTATATATACTATGAACAAATTACTATATAAACTTTCATAGGTATGTAATTCTTTTTACCATTAAAAGTTTTTGCTGTATCTACATCGTGATAACCCGTAAAAATCTAAATCTATACTGGCCTGGCATCTGACATCTGGCATCGTCAAATTGACAACCTCTTTATCGCACCATCCATAATAGCACTGCGCGAAACAATCCCTACAAGCTTATCATCCTCCATTACGAGTAATCTACCAATTCCCTCCTCTGTCATCTTCTCTACCGCTTCTATAACACTATCTCCCGGACTGACACAGACTAAGCGTGTGCTCATCCTCTCTTTAACACGAATTCTATTCCAGTCTTCTCTCTTCACGTGAAATAAATCTTTATACGAAATAACTCCTGCAATTTTATTCTCTTTATTTACTACTGGATAGCCCGGATGGTGGTATTCGCTAATCAAGGAATATAACTGCTCAAGAGTCGCATCTTCATTAATCGTAATAACATTCGTTTCCATAATGTCACCCACGGTCATACCCTGAAGTTGCTCGTTTAGAAGTTTCCTGAATTTTCTATTCATTCCCATGGTACCTCTACCCATTCATCTTCCGGCAATGCTTCTAAATCTCCCACGCTTTCGATTTTTACTTTTCGCATAATAAATTATTTGCCCCTCATTGCTCATCTTAGGGTTAGGCATTATCCTCTTTTTACTTATTCCAACCTTTTATCCTTTTCTCCGCTCCAACAGCACCAGAACCGCGGGCACCACCGTTAACGCCGCAATCGCACAGAACACCACTCCTACTGCCATCATCGTGCCCATATCCTTCATCACGGGCAATTTACCTAGTCCAAGGCACAAAAAGCCCGTCATCGCCGCTATCGTCGTTATCGTCATTGGATAGAATACATTCTTGAGCGTATCAACCATAGCATCCTCTCGTTTCTGTGTTCGTAGCTCAAATCTGAACCGTTTCGTAACCTGAATCCCGAAATCTATCCCGATGCCCATTATCATCGCCATCACACCCGAGGTCTGTGGTGTTATATTGAATCCAGCTAAAACAAGCGTCCCGTTTGACCAGATAAGACCAAAAACAATCGTCAACAGCGGAATAAGCCCGTATTTTAGCGATGCAAATAAGATTATCAGAATGACGATGATCAGTGCGAAGCTGACAAAAGAAGTCTTCCCCATTGTTTCCTGCGCAAGCTCTCGCATCGTTACCTCCGCTACCGGGTCGCCACTGAGTTCCACAACCACACCCGGAGGCTTATTACCTTTTATCACCTCGTTCAAGCCCTCTACTACTCTCGCTTCGTCCACATCCTCCTGCAGCTTCAAGCGCACCACGCTCATCGTATTGTCATCGCAGATATAATTGCTCATCTGCTGCTTCACCATTTCATTATGCTCCAATAACGACTTCACACTGCGTAACGAACTCGGTATTTTCCCCCCGTTCGCTTCTTTTATCACGTCCGCAGCACTTTCCGCGCTCACCACGCCATAAACGAGCTTCGCACGTTCCGCAAGAACATCCACGTATCTCAAGACTCTCGGGTCCCGCATATCACGTATCTCATCAGAACCTGCGTATCCAGGCGCTGCCTCCACAACAATCGTGGCACTGCTGAAACTACCTGCAAACTGGTCCGCTATTAGCTCGAATGTATTTACCACTTCTATATCCTCTGGTAGCCAATCCTTCTGCGATGTACCTGCGGTTTCCATTAATGATGCCTGGTAGCCCATGAAAATGGTGAATATGAAAAATATAGCCAGCACCACGGGTGCATGATGCGATACGAACTTTGCATACCTCTCCAGAGGCTTTTTCCCTAATCTGTTCAGTTTATCTCGCATTTTTTTAGTCCTTCCCTACCCATTTCTGCAGCCCTTTGGCTAATTTCCGCGCTTTTACACGCTCTTCAAACACGATAAAACATGGATTTACTACTGCTGCTGCGAGCCAGCAGAAGATTATACCCAGAGCGAGTGTCTGCCCTAAGTGCTGAACCATTGGCATCACAGAAAGCGTCAACGCGAGGAAAGCCGCGGTTGTCGTCGCTGCGGAGCCAAACGTTGATGCTCCTATATTAGACACCGCAATTCGCAATGCATCTCTCGTTGTATTACCACGACTTCTCTCTTCATAATATCTCGATACCATGAATATCCCGTATTCAACACCCAGACCAAGAATAATAGCTCCTATCACAACCGTGCTGATAGCTACAGGTATCCCGAGTAACCCCATCAACCCGAAAGTCCAGGTGAGTGCCATGATGAGTGGCAGAAACACTAAAAACCCCTTTGCGAACGACCGCTCCAGCACTACCAGAAGTCCAAAGATGATGATTGCAGCCACCGCAGTTGTGAATACCATATCCTCTCGCATCAATCTCAGCAGCTCTATTATTAGTGGCGCCATTCCTGTTATCTTATACTCTACCCCTGGTGGTTTCGTAATCGCATCCACATCATTTTTAATTATATTCGTCACCTCTGTCACCTTATCCTCACTTAAGCCCGCGGAGATGGGCACATGCACTAACGTGATGCTGTAATCGCGATTGAAGAAATACTCAGCACTGGGCACCGCAGCCAGCACACGCTTCACTCCTTCTATGTCGTCAGGAACGCCATATTTAAAGAACGGTGCAATAGACTGAACGTGACCTACTACCGCTGACTCGTCCTCCAGCCGGTTATGCAATTCAATCACTGATTTTATCACTCTTGGGTCTCTTATATCGCTTACTACGTTCTTCGCACCCGTATCCCGGTTCAGGCAAACCGCAACGACCAGGAACTCCTCGCCTTTGAACTTGCTCGCTATCTTGTCCTGTAAAACGAAGACGGGCAAATCCTCCGGCATCTCCTTCTCTATGTTGCCCTGGAAATGCAAGTTCGTTGCTCCATAGCCCAAAAACAGCGTCAGTATCACCGCCGCCAGTATTATCTGCTTATAATACCGGCATTGAAACGCTGCCAATTTTGTTAATGCACTTTCTATGCCTATCTTCCCTTTCAGCATATCTCGTTAGAAAAACCTCTTCCTTCTCAAAACCAGAACCACGAACAGAAGAAGCAAGGTTAATCCCGCTTCAAATCCGGGAATCGGAACCGAAAATCTGCCTGATGAACTCGAGCCCGAGGATGTCACTTCCAGCTGGATTTGCTTGTCAAATACATACACATTGTCATCGCCTAAGTCGCGGTCTCCAGTGCATCGTATCTCTATGCCCTGCGGGTATGTCTTCGGCAGTGCGTCCTTATCCACATCGAACTTCAGTATGCCCACACTATCTTCTCCTATCTTCAGGTTGCCCAGATAATCGCTCTTCACATCGTAATCGAAGGGCACGTCCGCCTCGCCCGTAATCCGCACGCTAACCGATTCTGCCTTCTCCGAACCCACATTCCGCACCTTCACGTGCAGTTTCACACCTTTATCACCTGCTCTTATCTTCGCAGGTTCAGTATAGTAGGAAATAATCTCAAATTCCGGTTTCGGCTCCACCAGTATCTCCACAGAACGCATCACCTCGTATTCTTTGCCATTCGTATCTTTGTATCTTATTCGCAGTGGTATGCTGTATGTATTCGATTCCGCGTTCTCTGCAACGTCAATATGGAATATCGCCTCAGCTTTTTCGCCTGAATTCAACCTGCCTATGTACGAGCGGTCTGTTCCAGACCACGAGGGCTTGAAACTCGCATTATTACTATTACCATCACAAATCAATACCGCTTCAATATCTTTCGCCGCCGCTTCGCCACTGTTCTCTATAAAAGCTCGTATCTCAATGTTCTCATCCCCAGGTCTTATGTCCGCAGGGTCAGTGGTTATATCCCCGATGTTTATCACCACACGCCCTTTTATATTGAAGGAAATCCCTAATTGCGCTGTTATGATATCGGTAGTTACAGTGCCCTTCTTCGGGTCAAAATAGTGCCCCCGCCACGAACATGCAATAGGAATGGAATAGACACCATTAAGTGCTTCTTCCTTCACATGCACCGTTATTTCCACTTCCTTCGAGCACCATGAGTTCAGTGTATTTATGTGCACTACGGTAGGTCCTATTAGCGATACAGTTTCTGTACCCTGAAACGCCAGCTTGATATCTTTTGCATCCATCCCTCCGTTGTTCTTCACCGTCACAGTCACCTTGCAGGTATCCCCGGGATGCAACTCCGTAGGCGTTACATGGGTTACCGTAATAGAAGAGAAAGCCGCTTCTGCTGGCGCTATAAACATAAACGACGGCACAGACGAAGCCATCATAAAAAACACCATACTGAGTACGCATAACGAAGCCAACTTCCCTATTTTTTCTTTAACATTTTTTCTCATTTCTTCTTCCCTCCTTTACTTTATCGCGTTATCTTCACCGAAATATTCTTTGCTACTTCTTCCACGTTACACTCCTCTATGTCTATGGACATCATATTTAGTTCGTCCATTATTCTTGAGAATATAAGAACAGCGAGGTTCAATTTCCTGTATTCATGTAGCATCGCAGTAAAAGTCTCCTTTACCTTTGCATCCCCGATCTTATCCCGACTCGTGGAGAGCAATTCAATCATCGGCTTTACATTCTCGGCGAGAAATCGCTTCAACAGGTCACCAAAGCTCTCAGTTAAGGAGGTATTAACCGAATAGCGGATTTCTCTTCCCTTTCTCTCCACTCTAATCATCGGTCCTTTTCTCAATTTCCCCAGGCTTCGACTGACCAATCCGCGACTGTAGCCCGTGCCCTCTTCTATCTCGCGCTGCGTCACGGGGCATGACTTGAAGAGTAAGAAGCCCCAGACACGCCCCACTGATTCCCCTATGCCCCATTGCTTCCCTATCTTCGCTAATGAATCTAACACTTCTTGCATCACTTCGCTCATATTATCATCACCCATCTCTATCCTCCATCATCATCCTCTATCTGTATTTTATACTTTTTACTGAAAAGTTAAATTGGTGAAATATTATATAAAGCTTCAACAAAACGCTGGTATCAATTACACTACTAATCTTTTAACGC
The Methanophagales archaeon DNA segment above includes these coding regions:
- a CDS encoding cation-translocating P-type ATPase — encoded protein: YGRGKAVVTATGMRTELGKVARMLAGAKEEETPLKTRLREIGRWLSVSYLVICATLFALGVLTGVTLLRMLLWSISLAVAIVPETLPLIITGTLALGVQRMAKRNAIVRKLPAVETLGCITTICSDKTGTLTKNEMTVRRVYAGGKLMEVTGAGYAPAGDFIDTEGVRSEQSEDEDLRLALQIAALCNDSHLVKEEEADGYGYAYAVSGEPTEAALVVAAEKAGMNKDALEKSFPRVGEIPFERERKRMSTVHLVAGRMVAYVKGAPEVLLELSTGIYRSGEVSQLTEAVKREVLNISDKMAAEALRVIAVAYRELPSGSRNGSESEYNYTAEEIERELVFVGLFGMSDPPREEVKEAIKQCKKAGIKAVMITGDHKLTAVAIAKELGMMPFNRDEEVLTGVELDKMSEQDLENRVDSIVVYSRVSPAHKLRIVNALQRKGNVVAMTGDGINDAPALKRSDVGVAMNSGTDVAKEASDMILVDDNFATIVAAIREGRAIYDNMKKYLTYVLSYAFAEVCLLGGAFLFGIFARGMPLFPLTAIQILWTNLVIEDLPAMGLGIEPPEKDIMERKPRATNERVFTTEMVLSLVLMSIVISMGCMMIFLKNLSDPDIHMKKAQTMVFATLIFYEVFNAFNCRSERYSLLSIGIFANKWLILGVMGSLMLMVLAIQVPFTGRFFHTVPLTCIEWCVAIAIGTTILVAVELWKVIFGIGIRIRKRAGERCSIQ
- a CDS encoding tyrosine-type recombinase/integrase, coding for MPKRAPDPLTEEELNRILDAAIVNERDYLILRLLARTGIRIGELYGVYKKEEGRWKYGIQKKDIDFKNKRLWVYSLKQRKYVRREVLVDDATIALLKRYTERMKPGDYVFRSISYRQIQRLPKKYARLAGVDKNVSCHSFRHFFITNSWRKGIDIARLQYLAGHVDLKTTMIYTHVTTEDVERKYREIYDD
- a CDS encoding 50S ribosomal protein L32e — its product is MMSMSKSKSRRRSRKPKFERYGWRSKKKLSKSWRKPRGLDNKLREHIAAKGAWVKVGYRRKREERGLHPSGIREVLVYNPRELENLMPDEVAVRIASGVGGKKREQIEAEAASIGLRVLNPSSSPST
- a CDS encoding Sua5/YciO/YrdC/YwlC family protein, with the protein product MEDGRPAKPFAVMFRDLSVVEKYVELKEGKEKILKAVQRPFLLLDKNSSPDDLDGISPGLGNVGVYLPYPPLRVIYQFPSSLSSSLPLPLL
- a CDS encoding UbiA prenyltransferase family protein, with the translated sequence MNLKENFKMLRVKEWIRFFTPIPLIGAILAHATPFAFILIGVIFFCVIGYGFVINNYFDVEIDKRNTKKVRMGKNPLSAGKVTKKETLVLMSLLLVIPIALSCFLTLTGALFTVLSISSLTLYSVKYIRLKERFIVDIITHGVMFGLFPFLAGFTLAGGDLNTLTLLVASLFMIIACEALLTHQINDYSEDLGISSTTVVRVGLKRGWALLASVVLVSIANLELIAYCSDIGMLLHGGAFAYLIAYPIYTCRGELKDVLSIVIPALNEEG
- a CDS encoding HTH domain-containing protein, with the protein product MAKRVYIADMEKALKEGKKPIELLNVILGFLNFKPIEIKIYNLLLNSSLTIKQIQNLLNLSERTIRKYIRRLDQEGFIIKKVEEGKRLKYIYTAVPVQEAWKKVKGKIQEILDETTRVLK
- a CDS encoding CBS domain-containing protein, whose amino-acid sequence is MGMNRKFRKLLNEQLQGMTVGDIMETNVITINEDATLEQLYSLISEYHHPGYPVVNKENKIAGVISYKDLFHVKREDWNRIRVKERMSTRLVCVSPGDSVIEAVEKMTEEGIGRLLVMEDDKLVGIVSRSAIMDGAIKRLSI
- a CDS encoding MMPL family transporter, encoding MRDKLNRLGKKPLERYAKFVSHHAPVVLAIFFIFTIFMGYQASLMETAGTSQKDWLPEDIEVVNTFELIADQFAGSFSSATIVVEAAPGYAGSDEIRDMRDPRVLRYVDVLAERAKLVYGVVSAESAADVIKEANGGKIPSSLRSVKSLLEHNEMVKQQMSNYICDDNTMSVVRLKLQEDVDEARVVEGLNEVIKGNKPPGVVVELSGDPVAEVTMRELAQETMGKTSFVSFALIIVILIILFASLKYGLIPLLTIVFGLIWSNGTLVLAGFNITPQTSGVMAMIMGIGIDFGIQVTKRFRFELRTQKREDAMVDTLKNVFYPMTITTIAAMTGFLCLGLGKLPVMKDMGTMMAVGVVFCAIAALTVVPAVLVLLERRKG
- a CDS encoding MMPL family transporter codes for the protein MLKGKIGIESALTKLAAFQCRYYKQIILAAVILTLFLGYGATNLHFQGNIEKEMPEDLPVFVLQDKIASKFKGEEFLVVAVCLNRDTGAKNVVSDIRDPRVIKSVIELHNRLEDESAVVGHVQSIAPFFKYGVPDDIEGVKRVLAAVPSAEYFFNRDYSITLVHVPISAGLSEDKVTEVTNIIKNDVDAITKPPGVEYKITGMAPLIIELLRLMREDMVFTTAVAAIIIFGLLVVLERSFAKGFLVFLPLIMALTWTFGLMGLLGIPVAISTVVIGAIILGLGVEYGIFMVSRYYEERSRGNTTRDALRIAVSNIGASTFGSAATTTAAFLALTLSVMPMVQHLGQTLALGIIFCWLAAAVVNPCFIVFEERVKARKLAKGLQKWVGKD
- a CDS encoding COG1361 S-layer family protein → MRKNVKEKIGKLASLCVLSMVFFMMASSVPSFMFIAPAEAAFSSITVTHVTPTELHPGDTCKVTVTVKNNGGMDAKDIKLAFQGTETVSLIGPTVVHINTLNSWCSKEVEITVHVKEEALNGVYSIPIACSWRGHYFDPKKGTVTTDIITAQLGISFNIKGRVVINIGDITTDPADIRPGDENIEIRAFIENSGEAAAKDIEAVLICDGNSNNASFKPSWSGTDRSYIGRLNSGEKAEAIFHIDVAENAESNTYSIPLRIRYKDTNGKEYEVMRSVEILVEPKPEFEIISYYTEPAKIRAGDKGVKLHVKVRNVGSEKAESVSVRITGEADVPFDYDVKSDYLGNLKIGEDSVGILKFDVDKDALPKTYPQGIEIRCTGDRDLGDDNVYVFDKQIQLEVTSSGSSSSGRFSVPIPGFEAGLTLLLLFVVLVLRRKRFF